Proteins encoded within one genomic window of Desulfonatronospira thiodismutans ASO3-1:
- a CDS encoding CopG family transcriptional regulator produces MRSVKTAISIEKPLFEEIDNLADEMNMSRSRVFSLAAKEFIQRHKNKDLLDAINSAYGDVTDEKEASLKTVMRSRHRNMVRDQW; encoded by the coding sequence ATGAGGAGTGTTAAGACCGCAATATCAATCGAAAAACCATTGTTTGAGGAAATCGACAACTTAGCCGATGAAATGAACATGTCTCGGAGTCGTGTTTTTTCGCTGGCGGCAAAAGAGTTTATTCAACGTCATAAAAACAAAGATCTGCTGGATGCTATCAACTCTGCATATGGCGATGTCACAGACGAAAAAGAAGCATCTCTTAAAACTGTGATGCGTTCCAGGCATCGCAACATGGTTCGAGATCAATGGTAA
- a CDS encoding type II toxin-antitoxin system PemK/MazF family toxin: MVINQGDIFWIDLTEPSGSKPGYRHPHIIIQNNLFNRSRINTVTVCPLTSNLKRAAVPGNVLLKKGEANLPKKSVVNISQIFTVNKSDLSEKIGSLKFGRFQEVLQGIKLITEPREVDDKE, from the coding sequence ATGGTAATTAATCAAGGCGACATATTCTGGATAGACCTTACGGAGCCTTCCGGATCCAAACCAGGATACCGACATCCTCATATCATTATTCAAAACAATCTTTTCAATCGTAGCCGTATCAATACCGTTACTGTTTGTCCTTTAACATCCAATCTTAAAAGGGCAGCTGTGCCGGGGAATGTCTTGCTGAAAAAGGGCGAAGCAAATTTACCCAAAAAAAGTGTGGTCAATATTTCTCAAATCTTCACAGTAAATAAAAGTGACCTATCAGAAAAAATCGGATCCTTAAAATTCGGACGGTTTCAAGAAGTTCTTCAAGGTATAAAGCTGATTACCGAACCAAGAGAAGTGGATGATAAGGAATAA
- a CDS encoding nucleotidyl transferase AbiEii/AbiGii toxin family protein — MYIFKPDLNILPPAQRNVWNRLGVIPKNFVLYGGTAIALHLGHRSSVDFDFFSHDSFESDRLCHMVSSLGTYEVLQAQEDTLTIVLTDNDPVKISFFGGIKTGRVKSPLETDDKVVLVASLLDLMGHKLKTVLQRVEAKDYIDIACMLKKGFQLEQGLSCVLSLWPFAPVQEIVRTLTYFQEGDFSELSNQDRQILIRACSDVSFESITKYPLNSERISDYCS; from the coding sequence ATGTATATATTTAAACCTGATCTGAATATCCTTCCTCCAGCACAAAGAAACGTATGGAACAGGCTTGGAGTCATTCCGAAAAACTTTGTTCTTTATGGAGGCACGGCTATCGCTTTGCATCTGGGACATAGATCATCAGTTGACTTTGATTTCTTCTCACATGACTCTTTTGAAAGTGACCGTTTGTGCCATATGGTTTCTTCTCTTGGAACTTATGAGGTTCTTCAGGCTCAGGAAGACACCTTAACCATTGTTTTAACTGATAATGATCCTGTAAAGATTTCTTTCTTTGGAGGCATTAAAACAGGACGTGTCAAATCACCCCTGGAAACTGATGATAAAGTTGTCCTTGTCGCTTCACTTCTGGATTTAATGGGCCATAAGCTTAAAACGGTTTTACAGAGAGTGGAAGCTAAAGACTATATAGATATTGCCTGTATGCTGAAAAAAGGCTTCCAACTGGAGCAGGGTCTTTCATGCGTTTTATCGCTCTGGCCTTTTGCACCGGTGCAGGAAATAGTGCGGACTTTGACCTATTTTCAAGAAGGTGATTTTTCTGAATTGAGTAATCAGGACAGGCAGATTCTCATCAGGGCGTGCTCTGATGTTTCATTTGAAAGTATTACCAAGTATCCTCTGAACTCTGAAAGAATATCTGATTACTGCTCATAA
- a CDS encoding DUF4351 domain-containing protein translates to MDKELQQVTKDAELGRRYVDKLVRVRRLSGDEGWVCVHIEVQGEAEDVFARRMFTYHYRLFDQYDKPLASLAVLADTSPGWHPDSFGYELYGCRMRFDFPAVKLLDWESEIDQLLESDNAFALVTAAHLLTKKTQGKPEERYAAKIRLIRILFARGWDRQRILDLFKVLDWLMSLPEDLESKIFSDIRQIEEEYQMPYVTSIERIALKKGMQEGIEKGMQQGMQQGMQKGEAQLLLRQLALKFGPIPEDKQRLIESADSQKLRQWSERILTAQSMDEVLNDS, encoded by the coding sequence TTGGACAAAGAATTACAGCAGGTGACTAAGGATGCTGAACTTGGACGCAGGTATGTGGACAAGCTGGTGCGGGTACGCAGGTTGAGTGGAGATGAAGGCTGGGTCTGCGTACATATTGAGGTGCAGGGAGAAGCCGAGGATGTTTTTGCCAGGCGGATGTTCACCTACCATTACCGGCTTTTTGATCAGTACGACAAGCCCCTGGCCAGCCTTGCGGTGCTGGCTGATACCAGTCCGGGCTGGCATCCGGACAGCTTTGGCTATGAGCTCTACGGGTGCCGGATGCGGTTTGATTTCCCAGCTGTCAAGCTTCTGGACTGGGAATCGGAAATAGATCAACTGCTTGAATCGGATAATGCTTTTGCTCTGGTTACAGCAGCGCACCTGTTGACCAAAAAGACCCAGGGCAAACCAGAGGAGCGATACGCAGCCAAGATCCGGCTGATCCGCATTCTCTTTGCCCGGGGCTGGGATCGTCAGAGAATCCTGGATCTGTTTAAAGTGCTGGACTGGCTGATGTCCTTACCTGAAGACCTGGAATCCAAAATTTTCAGTGATATTCGTCAAATAGAGGAGGAGTATCAAATGCCATACGTAACAAGCATAGAAAGAATCGCCCTTAAAAAGGGCATGCAGGAGGGCATAGAGAAAGGCATGCAGCAGGGCATGCAACAGGGCATGCAAAAAGGCGAAGCCCAGCTGCTTCTGCGCCAGCTGGCCCTTAAGTTTGGTCCTATCCCGGAAGACAAGCAACGATTGATTGAGTCTGCCGATTCTCAAAAACTGAGGCAATGGTCAGAACGTATCCTTACTGCCCAGAGCATGGACGAAGTTTTGAATGACAGCTAA
- a CDS encoding PIN domain-containing protein, which yields MSDIPLDTNVIVRYLTESSQDVDAKFEGAIGFFEKLEAGSLSVFLPDLVLFQAYFVLTSFYKAPRAEVADKFRRIVEFSGIRMTDKNVIIACLSRLQSQNLDVVDCYLLGWAESRGVNCVYSFDSDLEKNGLELLKIK from the coding sequence ATGAGTGATATTCCATTGGATACCAATGTAATCGTCCGTTATCTAACTGAGTCATCCCAAGACGTAGACGCGAAATTTGAAGGCGCGATTGGCTTTTTTGAAAAACTGGAGGCTGGAAGCTTGTCGGTTTTTCTCCCGGATCTTGTACTGTTCCAGGCCTATTTTGTACTGACAAGCTTTTATAAGGCGCCCCGAGCCGAGGTAGCGGACAAATTTCGGCGAATTGTCGAGTTCTCGGGTATTCGCATGACGGACAAGAACGTCATTATTGCGTGTTTAAGCAGGCTTCAGTCACAGAACCTGGATGTTGTTGATTGTTACCTCCTGGGGTGGGCAGAAAGTAGAGGAGTCAACTGCGTGTATTCCTTTGACAGTGACTTGGAGAAAAATGGTCTGGAACTTTTAAAAATAAAGTAA
- a CDS encoding AbrB/MazE/SpoVT family DNA-binding domain-containing protein, whose product MRMKVFNKGQVVIPVEIRKALDIKPGDSIEVNFDHERRLIQLRKPDKNESRVLAGSLAAYAKGKQFPSRSGMHEALKQGMINE is encoded by the coding sequence ATGCGGATGAAAGTGTTTAACAAAGGACAGGTGGTCATTCCTGTAGAAATACGTAAAGCGCTTGATATCAAACCTGGTGACAGTATTGAAGTGAACTTCGATCATGAACGTCGCTTAATCCAACTTCGTAAACCTGATAAAAATGAGTCCCGGGTCCTGGCAGGCTCTCTGGCTGCTTATGCCAAAGGAAAACAATTCCCAAGCCGAAGCGGGATGCATGAGGCCTTAAAGCAGGGGATGATCAATGAGTGA
- a CDS encoding PAS domain S-box protein, whose amino-acid sequence MTTKNSSFPPSQNLPGGTGFMDCRDLLENAPTGIFTSTPEGKLIYVNSALARMFGYDSPQDMVESVTDIASQLYANPADRAAFLRHLEDKKELVNHEYRMRRRDGTEFWVSRNARAVLDEDGRLVACQGFTTDITERKQVQEALGASEEKHRLLFETMAQGVVYQDAEGVIISVNPAAERILGLTSEQIVRRSSMDPQWKMIQEDGSEVPGSQHPAMTALKSGKTTGPVTRGVYHPVSNDHIWLSITAVPMFHPGDSKPCQVYTTFEDITRLKEQHDELRKREQMFTNLFEKHAAVKLMVDPDTGAIIDANHAAAEFYGWSREELKKKYIQEINTLSPDELHKELERARSRDKFWFEFQHRLADGSIRDVEVFSSKIESHGRQVLYSIIQDITDRKKAEKELLESRERFSLAMEATKDGLWDWDVSTGEVYFSPGYVSMLGYDSAEVPGHVQTWLDLIHPEEKEKAYQANLDCINNLVDSFAVEYRMQARNGNWVWILGRGSAVKRDETGKALRMIGTHTDITRRKLAEESLREQEFFYRSILESINDAVFLTDAQGDLTFVCPNAHVIFGRSRQELLEMANIEHVLGSRLIKSGELVEDEQEISNRECAIKDSRGHWRYLLVNIKRLPEQLHEKGLYLYCCRDVTEKKKTEDTFRQTLERYRLIVENANEGIRILDRQARLSFANRSMALMLGYSPEKVTDHSIWDFIHPEDQDKFNRIWENRKSGKAEKYELRLIHRNGSTVWTLVSSTPLFKDKEFNGSFALVADITEKKHLEEELRKQQEILTSMEEMARVGGWEWDIDARTMTWTRGAYLIHDFEVNHNPTLSSELISKSLECYYKEDRSRVSNAFQACAEKGVAYDQEFPFVSARGRRLWVRTAAWPVYDSGRIVRVAGHIMDITELKQSQLDLQEARDKAQEATRAKSEFLANMSHEIRTPMNGVIGMTDLLMDTELRPEQRSLAESIQSSGEALLALINDILDFSKIEAGRLELESVDFNLRYLLEDLASLMAVRADEKGLELICLPDPDVPAQVQGDPGRLRQILTNLVGNAIKFTHQGEVVVRVQRSEVSADDVLLLFTVQDTGIGIPEDKIDLLFNKFSQVDASTTRKFGGTGLGLAISRQLAEMMGGEVGVQSEYGRGCKFWFTARLTLQKKQEEPLPALPQDLHGEHILIVDDNETNLEILKKQLEAWGVEVEQASGGHEALRILDRVYSEGNSFAMAILDMHMPAMDGGELGQRIKKSGKFNDLPLVMLTSLGRPGDAKIFEEQGFNAYLNKPVRQSELFDTLLTVLSSAGKAPGHSIITRHQAREIKRQQSELIKFKGHVLVAEDNPVNQKVAVGLLNKMGLSADIVDTGLKAVEALQNQSYDLVLMDVQMPEMDGLEATQEIRRMEHGTEEREQRTGDRRWESQPLNPSTPEYHNPSIPKSFNPKIPQSLNPKIPIIAMTAGAMNQDRDRCFEAGMDDYVSKPVSHQELLKVLNRWLEKEDGHDGDTGETGPSKDVAPASTSEQPENPVFDQEALLTRMGNDSELACEILTLYLEGSPANMAVLKEALDHKDWKRAFKEAHSIKGNSANAGCLRVSETAKEIEKDLQEGSVDGLQDKATELEKELEKCRMEIKSFLENE is encoded by the coding sequence ATGACCACAAAAAACTCCTCATTTCCACCTTCTCAAAACCTGCCCGGCGGGACAGGGTTCATGGACTGCAGGGACCTTCTGGAAAATGCGCCTACAGGCATCTTCACTTCCACCCCTGAGGGAAAGCTTATTTATGTCAATTCTGCTTTGGCCAGGATGTTCGGGTATGATTCACCGCAGGATATGGTGGAGTCGGTCACGGACATTGCCTCACAGTTATATGCAAACCCCGCTGACAGGGCGGCTTTCCTGCGACACCTGGAAGATAAAAAAGAGCTGGTCAACCATGAATACCGTATGCGCCGCAGGGACGGTACCGAGTTCTGGGTTTCCAGAAATGCACGGGCTGTACTGGATGAAGATGGTCGCCTCGTGGCCTGTCAGGGCTTCACCACGGATATTACCGAGCGTAAGCAGGTCCAGGAGGCGCTTGGGGCCAGTGAAGAAAAACACCGCCTCCTCTTCGAAACCATGGCCCAGGGGGTTGTGTACCAGGATGCTGAAGGAGTGATCATTTCGGTCAACCCGGCTGCGGAAAGGATACTTGGCCTCACTTCAGAACAGATTGTGCGCAGGAGTTCCATGGACCCGCAGTGGAAGATGATCCAGGAGGATGGTTCAGAAGTGCCTGGTTCACAACACCCAGCCATGACTGCTCTTAAATCCGGAAAGACCACAGGGCCGGTGACCCGCGGTGTGTACCACCCAGTCAGTAATGATCATATCTGGCTGTCCATCACTGCTGTTCCCATGTTTCATCCGGGCGACTCAAAACCCTGTCAGGTATATACCACCTTTGAGGACATAACCCGGCTTAAAGAACAACATGACGAGTTAAGAAAACGCGAACAGATGTTCACAAATCTGTTTGAAAAGCATGCCGCTGTAAAACTGATGGTAGATCCGGATACCGGGGCAATTATCGACGCCAACCATGCTGCTGCAGAGTTTTACGGCTGGTCCCGGGAGGAGCTGAAGAAAAAGTATATCCAGGAAATTAATACGCTATCACCGGATGAACTGCACAAAGAACTGGAAAGGGCCAGAAGCAGAGACAAATTCTGGTTTGAATTCCAGCACCGCCTGGCTGATGGTTCCATCAGGGATGTAGAGGTGTTCAGCAGCAAAATCGAGTCCCATGGCAGGCAGGTGCTTTATTCAATAATCCAGGATATTACAGACCGCAAAAAGGCCGAAAAAGAGCTGCTGGAGAGCAGAGAGCGTTTTTCTCTGGCCATGGAGGCCACAAAAGACGGTCTGTGGGACTGGGATGTGAGCACTGGAGAGGTGTACTTCAGCCCGGGATATGTCTCCATGCTGGGATATGATTCTGCAGAAGTGCCCGGGCATGTGCAGACTTGGCTGGATCTGATTCATCCTGAAGAGAAGGAAAAAGCCTACCAGGCCAACCTGGACTGTATAAACAACCTGGTGGACTCCTTTGCTGTCGAATATCGCATGCAGGCCAGAAATGGAAACTGGGTATGGATCCTGGGCCGGGGCAGTGCAGTCAAAAGAGACGAGACCGGCAAAGCCCTGCGCATGATCGGGACACATACGGATATCACCAGACGCAAGCTGGCGGAAGAATCCCTGCGGGAGCAGGAATTCTTCTACCGCAGTATACTGGAAAGCATCAACGACGCCGTGTTCCTCACTGATGCACAGGGAGACCTGACATTTGTCTGCCCCAATGCCCATGTGATTTTCGGCCGGTCAAGGCAGGAACTGCTGGAAATGGCCAACATTGAGCATGTACTGGGGTCACGTCTTATTAAATCCGGGGAGCTTGTCGAAGATGAACAGGAAATAAGCAACCGGGAGTGCGCCATCAAAGACTCCCGGGGCCACTGGCGGTATCTCCTGGTGAATATCAAACGCCTGCCTGAGCAGCTTCATGAAAAAGGCTTGTACCTGTATTGCTGCCGGGACGTGACTGAAAAAAAGAAAACCGAGGATACTTTCCGGCAGACTCTGGAGAGGTACAGGCTCATTGTTGAAAATGCCAATGAAGGTATCCGAATACTGGACAGACAGGCCAGGCTGAGTTTTGCTAACCGCTCAATGGCACTGATGCTCGGATATTCACCAGAGAAAGTTACCGATCATAGTATCTGGGACTTTATTCACCCGGAAGATCAGGATAAATTTAACCGTATCTGGGAAAATCGAAAATCCGGCAAGGCGGAAAAATATGAATTAAGACTCATTCACAGAAACGGATCCACCGTATGGACCCTGGTTTCTTCCACCCCGTTGTTCAAGGACAAAGAATTCAACGGCTCCTTTGCCTTAGTTGCAGATATTACTGAAAAAAAACACTTGGAAGAGGAGCTGCGTAAGCAGCAGGAAATACTCACCTCCATGGAAGAAATGGCCAGGGTTGGAGGATGGGAATGGGACATTGATGCCCGGACCATGACCTGGACCAGGGGAGCATACCTGATTCATGATTTCGAGGTTAATCATAACCCCACCCTTTCTTCAGAGCTTATTTCCAAAAGCCTGGAATGTTATTATAAAGAGGACAGGTCCAGGGTATCCAATGCCTTTCAGGCATGCGCGGAAAAGGGCGTTGCTTATGACCAGGAGTTTCCTTTTGTCTCAGCCAGAGGTCGCAGACTCTGGGTGCGAACCGCAGCCTGGCCGGTTTACGATTCCGGTAGAATAGTCCGGGTTGCCGGGCACATAATGGATATTACCGAGCTTAAGCAGTCCCAACTGGATTTACAGGAAGCCAGGGACAAAGCCCAGGAAGCCACCCGGGCCAAGTCCGAATTTCTGGCCAATATGAGCCACGAAATCCGCACTCCTATGAATGGTGTGATCGGTATGACCGATCTGCTTATGGATACCGAGCTGCGTCCGGAACAAAGAAGCCTGGCCGAATCCATCCAGAGCAGCGGCGAGGCTTTGCTGGCCCTGATAAACGACATCCTGGACTTTTCCAAAATCGAGGCCGGTCGTCTGGAACTGGAAAGCGTAGATTTCAACCTGCGCTACCTGCTTGAAGACCTGGCCTCTCTCATGGCTGTACGGGCTGATGAAAAGGGGCTGGAACTGATCTGTCTGCCTGATCCGGATGTACCGGCCCAGGTCCAGGGCGACCCCGGACGCCTGCGACAGATACTGACCAACCTGGTGGGCAATGCCATCAAGTTTACTCACCAGGGAGAGGTTGTGGTCAGGGTGCAGAGGTCAGAGGTCAGTGCAGATGATGTTCTGCTTCTCTTCACAGTCCAGGACACCGGCATTGGTATTCCTGAAGACAAGATTGACCTTCTTTTCAACAAGTTTTCCCAGGTGGACGCATCCACCACCCGCAAATTCGGCGGTACAGGCCTTGGTCTGGCTATATCCAGGCAACTGGCTGAAATGATGGGTGGTGAAGTCGGGGTCCAAAGTGAATACGGCCGGGGTTGTAAGTTCTGGTTCACGGCCCGGCTCACCCTGCAGAAGAAGCAGGAAGAGCCCCTGCCTGCTCTGCCACAGGATCTGCATGGTGAGCATATACTTATTGTCGATGATAATGAAACCAACCTGGAAATTCTGAAAAAACAGCTTGAGGCCTGGGGAGTAGAGGTAGAGCAGGCCTCTGGGGGACATGAGGCCCTGCGCATACTGGACAGGGTTTACTCAGAGGGCAATTCTTTTGCCATGGCCATTCTGGACATGCATATGCCAGCTATGGACGGAGGGGAGCTTGGCCAGCGTATAAAAAAGAGTGGTAAGTTTAATGATCTGCCTCTGGTAATGCTGACCTCTCTGGGACGTCCCGGTGATGCCAAAATTTTTGAAGAACAGGGCTTTAATGCCTACCTGAACAAGCCCGTCCGCCAGTCCGAACTCTTTGATACCCTGCTGACGGTTCTTTCCAGTGCCGGCAAAGCCCCGGGCCATTCCATCATCACCAGGCATCAGGCCCGGGAGATAAAAAGACAGCAATCCGAGCTGATAAAATTTAAAGGCCATGTGCTTGTTGCCGAGGATAACCCGGTCAATCAGAAAGTGGCTGTCGGCCTGCTTAATAAAATGGGGCTGAGTGCGGACATTGTAGATACTGGACTGAAGGCGGTTGAGGCCTTGCAGAACCAAAGCTATGATCTGGTACTTATGGATGTGCAGATGCCGGAAATGGACGGACTGGAGGCGACACAAGAGATAAGGAGGATGGAGCATGGGACAGAGGAAAGAGAACAGAGAACAGGAGACAGAAGGTGGGAGAGCCAACCCCTGAACCCCTCAACCCCAGAATACCATAATCCCTCAATCCCAAAATCCTTCAATCCCAAAATTCCTCAATCCCTCAATCCCAAAATCCCGATAATCGCCATGACCGCCGGAGCCATGAATCAGGACAGGGACAGATGCTTTGAGGCCGGCATGGACGATTATGTCAGCAAGCCTGTCAGTCATCAGGAGCTTCTAAAGGTTTTGAACAGGTGGCTGGAAAAAGAAGATGGACATGACGGTGATACAGGTGAGACAGGTCCATCAAAGGATGTTGCCCCTGCTTCAACCTCAGAGCAGCCTGAGAATCCTGTTTTTGACCAGGAGGCTCTATTGACCCGGATGGGGAATGATTCTGAGCTGGCCTGCGAGATCCTAACCCTGTATCTTGAAGGCAGCCCGGCAAACATGGCCGTCTTGAAAGAAGCTCTGGACCATAAAGACTGGAAACGAGCATTCAAAGAAGCGCATTCAATCAAGGGTAATTCAGCCAATGCCGGCTGTTTGCGCGTCTCAGAGACAGCCAAAGAAATAGAAAAAGACCTGCAGGAAGGCAGTGTGGACGGTCTACAAGATAAAGCAACTGAACTGGAAAAAGAGCTTGAAAAGTGCAGAATGGAAATCAAGTCTTTTCTGGAGAATGAATAG
- a CDS encoding PAS domain S-box protein: MGVFTSTPEGRFLTANPAMAKMFGYDTPQEMIDSITDIASEFYAESSDRNKILQLLEVHQQVENFECRLIRRDGSWLWSSIDVLAMRDESGSITHYHGFITDITEHKQAQDQIEKKSEELELYFNSSLDLLCIANVDGRFLRLNPEWEKVLGYTTQELEGRMFLDFVHPDDVESTVAAVSRLENQEQVLNYVNRFCCKDGSYRWIEWRSRPLGRQIYAAARDITEHKKVLAKLQESEQSLARTLQAIGDGVISTDMDSRVVQMNPVAEKLCGWDEAEARGRLLSDVLRIVNADTRAVVDNPLQKVFATGHTLGLASHVMLLSRTGEEYHIADSAAPIRDSHGNITGAVLVFRDVTREHAQAERLRTSEERLDRAMAVKNEGIWDWNLVTNETYFDDRYYTMAGYSPNEFPQHFSGWAERVHPEDLQKATSAIEDCIAGKTETFDIEFRFKHKDGSWIWIQGQGKIMERNPDDSPLRMIGTHTDITERKLAEEALLESEEMQRKILQAVPDLIVRTDLEGIITFVNELAYPGLSYIPQASIYGRSLFSFIDARDLPRAQENALKRLEKNIGPQEYRLNFEEGISIDTEINGAVVYDKESMPVGMVYVIRDITDRKRDKKELLKAKEQAEAANQAKSRFLANMSHELRTPFNGIMGMMQLLQTTTLDEEQQEYVDMAIKSSQRFARLLSDILDLSSVETGRMSIFNSEFDLGEALGSIHDIFDASAREKGVFLEYLPGDDVPAKVIGDAVRVKQILITLVSNALKFTEKGVVEIRLDALCAAKGGDVRIKFAVSDTGIGIPEDQLKNLFTPFEQLDGSYTRKHQGAGLGLSIVKRLVELMNGNIDIDSLPGEGTTVHVVLPFGLSARDDRETPGKALSTEQSRDFLNILLAEDEPLNQKFMVTLLKKFGHNVVLAPNGKQAVEEFFRHDFDCVLMDIQMPEMTGLEATRAIREAKSAGSKRDVPIIAVTAHTQSGDRERFLDAGMDDYIGKPVSSQDFQRVFDKFFGVKQVQA, translated from the coding sequence ATGGGCGTTTTCACGTCTACTCCCGAGGGCAGGTTTCTTACAGCAAACCCAGCCATGGCAAAGATGTTCGGTTATGACACCCCCCAGGAAATGATTGATTCCATAACTGATATTGCCAGTGAATTTTATGCCGAATCCTCAGACAGGAATAAAATATTGCAGCTGCTTGAAGTTCACCAGCAGGTGGAAAACTTTGAGTGCCGGCTTATAAGACGTGACGGTTCATGGCTCTGGTCATCCATAGACGTTTTAGCCATGCGCGATGAATCCGGCAGTATCACCCATTATCATGGTTTTATAACAGATATTACTGAGCATAAGCAGGCCCAGGATCAGATAGAGAAAAAAAGCGAGGAGCTGGAGCTTTACTTCAATTCCAGTCTTGATCTTCTCTGCATAGCCAATGTCGATGGTCGATTTCTCCGTCTCAATCCGGAATGGGAAAAAGTGCTTGGCTATACCACCCAGGAACTGGAAGGACGCATGTTTTTGGATTTTGTGCATCCGGATGACGTGGAGTCAACCGTGGCAGCAGTTTCCAGGCTGGAGAACCAGGAGCAGGTTTTAAACTACGTGAACCGCTTTTGTTGCAAGGATGGGTCTTACCGTTGGATTGAATGGCGCTCCAGACCCCTGGGGCGACAGATATATGCTGCAGCCAGAGACATTACTGAACATAAAAAGGTACTGGCAAAGCTGCAGGAGAGCGAACAAAGCCTGGCCAGAACATTACAGGCCATCGGTGACGGAGTGATTTCCACTGACATGGATAGCCGGGTGGTCCAGATGAACCCTGTGGCTGAAAAGCTCTGCGGCTGGGATGAAGCCGAAGCCCGGGGGCGTCTGCTGAGCGATGTCCTCAGGATCGTCAATGCAGACACCCGTGCCGTGGTTGACAACCCGCTTCAAAAGGTTTTTGCCACTGGACATACTCTAGGGCTTGCCAGTCACGTCATGCTGTTATCCAGAACCGGAGAGGAATATCATATTGCTGATTCTGCGGCCCCCATCAGAGACAGTCATGGCAACATCACCGGTGCGGTACTTGTGTTTCGCGACGTAACCCGGGAACATGCTCAGGCCGAAAGACTGCGCACCAGCGAAGAACGTCTGGATCGGGCCATGGCGGTCAAAAACGAGGGTATCTGGGACTGGAACCTGGTAACCAATGAAACCTACTTTGATGATCGTTATTACACCATGGCTGGTTATTCCCCCAATGAATTCCCCCAGCACTTTTCAGGCTGGGCAGAGCGAGTACACCCTGAAGATTTGCAGAAAGCCACCTCGGCCATAGAGGATTGTATCGCCGGAAAGACTGAAACGTTTGATATCGAGTTTCGATTTAAACATAAAGACGGTTCATGGATCTGGATCCAGGGGCAAGGCAAAATCATGGAACGAAACCCAGATGACTCCCCTTTGCGCATGATCGGTACTCATACCGATATCACCGAACGTAAGCTGGCTGAGGAGGCATTGCTGGAAAGCGAGGAAATGCAGCGCAAGATTTTGCAGGCTGTCCCGGATTTGATTGTCAGGACCGATCTGGAGGGAATAATTACCTTTGTTAATGAGCTGGCTTATCCCGGCCTGAGTTATATTCCCCAGGCAAGCATCTACGGGAGAAGTCTCTTTTCCTTTATTGATGCCCGTGATTTGCCTCGGGCCCAGGAGAATGCCCTAAAGAGGCTTGAAAAGAACATCGGCCCGCAGGAATACAGGCTGAATTTTGAAGAGGGCATTTCCATTGATACGGAGATCAATGGCGCAGTAGTCTACGACAAAGAAAGTATGCCTGTGGGGATGGTTTATGTCATCCGGGATATCACCGACCGCAAAAGGGACAAAAAAGAACTGCTCAAGGCCAAAGAACAGGCCGAGGCTGCCAACCAGGCCAAATCCAGGTTTCTGGCCAATATGAGTCATGAGTTGAGAACTCCCTTTAATGGAATCATGGGAATGATGCAGCTTCTTCAGACTACAACCCTGGATGAGGAGCAGCAGGAATACGTGGACATGGCTATCAAGTCATCTCAGAGGTTTGCCCGCCTCCTTTCGGATATTCTTGACCTGTCCAGCGTTGAAACCGGAAGAATGAGCATCTTTAATTCGGAGTTTGATCTTGGAGAAGCGCTTGGCTCTATTCATGATATTTTTGATGCTTCAGCCAGAGAGAAAGGTGTTTTTCTTGAATATCTACCAGGCGATGATGTTCCTGCAAAGGTCATAGGTGACGCTGTCCGGGTCAAACAGATACTTATTACCCTGGTAAGCAATGCCCTTAAATTCACCGAAAAGGGGGTCGTTGAGATCCGGCTGGATGCTCTTTGCGCTGCAAAGGGCGGTGATGTGAGAATAAAGTTTGCTGTATCCGACACTGGTATTGGTATCCCTGAAGACCAGTTGAAAAATCTGTTCACTCCCTTTGAACAGCTGGATGGTTCTTATACCCGCAAGCATCAGGGTGCCGGGCTTGGCCTGTCCATAGTCAAGCGCCTGGTGGAACTGATGAACGGCAACATAGACATTGACAGCCTGCCCGGGGAGGGAACCACGGTGCATGTGGTCCTGCCTTTCGGTCTGTCTGCCCGGGATGACCGGGAAACGCCAGGCAAAGCTCTTTCAACAGAGCAGTCCCGGGATTTTTTGAATATCCTTCTGGCTGAAGATGAACCATTGAATCAGAAATTTATGGTGACCCTTCTGAAAAAGTTCGGACACAATGTGGTTTTAGCCCCCAACGGCAAGCAGGCGGTTGAAGAATTTTTCAGGCATGATTTTGACTGCGTCCTTATGGATATCCAGATGCCTGAGATGACAGGTCTGGAAGCTACCAGGGCAATCCGGGAGGCAAAGTCTGCTGGTTCAAAAAGAGATGTCCCGATAATTGCTGTTACCGCCCATACCCAGTCAGGTGACAGGGAAAGGTTTCTGGATGCAGGTATGGATGATTATATAGGAAAACCTGTGAGCAGTCAGGATTTTCAGAGGGTTTTTGATAAATTTTTCGGAGTCAAACAAGTGCAGGCGTAA